In a single window of the Alphaproteobacteria bacterium LSUCC0684 genome:
- a CDS encoding Brp/Blh family beta-carotene 15,15'-dioxygenase, whose product MVSPGLIETLGMVNVISLLAVVAIGLPHGAMDGAVALALGYGRNWPRMGAFILGYIALAGLVVMFWLGFPVLALALFLLISLVHFGNGDTDTIHPLHRLVQILCHGGIVVVAIPLFHPNITSELFSYLSGPDAVVIRSYLYPLAMVITVAGLIYAGIAIRIPSMRLRFLEFIGLLMCVWALPPLAGFAIYFAGVHTPRHVRRIFLKLRAHDPAVSPFRLTALFTSVTWIGGALAYFYLAERMAVDAAAFQVIFIGLAALTFPHMILIDAVFRPKMRDLVTETPDHDQNR is encoded by the coding sequence ATGGTTAGCCCCGGCCTGATCGAAACCCTCGGCATGGTCAATGTGATCAGCCTTCTTGCGGTGGTTGCCATCGGCCTGCCCCATGGCGCGATGGATGGCGCGGTGGCGCTGGCGCTCGGCTATGGCCGCAACTGGCCCAGGATGGGAGCATTTATTCTCGGCTATATCGCGCTGGCCGGTCTGGTGGTGATGTTCTGGCTTGGTTTTCCCGTGCTGGCGCTGGCGCTGTTTTTATTGATCAGCCTTGTGCATTTCGGCAACGGGGATACCGATACAATACATCCCTTGCATCGCTTGGTGCAGATACTCTGTCATGGCGGGATCGTGGTGGTGGCAATCCCGCTTTTTCACCCAAATATCACCAGTGAGCTTTTCTCCTATCTTTCAGGTCCGGATGCCGTGGTGATCCGGTCTTATCTCTATCCCCTTGCTATGGTGATAACTGTAGCGGGGCTGATTTACGCTGGCATTGCCATACGCATTCCTTCAATGAGGCTTCGGTTCCTCGAATTTATCGGGCTTCTGATGTGTGTATGGGCCCTGCCTCCGCTTGCGGGTTTCGCCATCTATTTTGCCGGAGTTCATACCCCGCGACATGTGCGGCGGATTTTCCTCAAGCTTCGCGCCCATGATCCGGCCGTTTCACCGTTTCGGCTGACGGCTCTATTTACATCGGTCACCTGGATTGGGGGGGCCTTAGCGTATTTCTATCTGGCAGAGCGCATGGCCGTTGATGCCGCCGCTTTTCAGGTCATCTTCATTGGTCTTGCCGCGCTGACCTTTCCCCATATGATCTTGATCGATGCGGTCTTTCGCCCCAAGATGAGAGACTTAGTTACGGAAACCCCTGATCATGACCAGAACCGCTGA
- the fni gene encoding type 2 isopentenyl-diphosphate Delta-isomerase, whose product MTRTADRKDIHLDLARAPQSRSGISHDLDRVQLEHNAMPECHFNEIDLTCRFLGHRLSMPLMIGAMTGGTDRADAINCLLAEAANEIGIALAVGSQRASLEAGRDQSGLRANAPNIPIIGNLGGVQLARPGGIDLARRAVDAIEANAMAIHLNPLQEIAQPEGDHDWRGVEEAIAALCDTLPCPVIVKEVGAGISASVAARLMAAGVRYVDAAGLGGTNWTRIETQRRNGDEDIFTPFLDWGIPTLDAIVQIRSHLPDLGLIASGGIRHGLDAARALWLGADMVAAAGHFLTLAEDEKTRLTPEKLGQGLENWQLQMRICLFLTGSRNIAEFRRARGVIKNS is encoded by the coding sequence ATGACCAGAACCGCTGACCGTAAGGATATCCACCTTGATCTTGCCCGCGCCCCCCAGTCAAGGTCTGGCATCTCCCATGATCTTGACCGGGTGCAGCTCGAACACAATGCCATGCCCGAATGTCATTTCAACGAGATTGATCTGACCTGCCGGTTTCTGGGCCACCGGCTATCCATGCCCTTGATGATCGGCGCCATGACCGGCGGAACCGACCGTGCTGATGCCATCAACTGCCTACTTGCCGAGGCGGCAAATGAGATCGGCATTGCACTTGCCGTGGGATCACAGCGTGCCAGCCTCGAAGCAGGCCGTGATCAGTCAGGGCTGCGCGCCAATGCGCCAAATATTCCGATTATTGGCAATCTTGGCGGTGTTCAACTTGCCCGTCCGGGCGGGATTGACCTTGCCAGACGCGCTGTTGATGCCATCGAGGCAAACGCTATGGCAATTCATCTAAACCCCTTGCAGGAAATTGCCCAGCCTGAAGGCGATCACGACTGGCGCGGCGTTGAAGAGGCGATTGCTGCCTTGTGCGATACCCTGCCCTGCCCTGTCATCGTAAAGGAAGTGGGGGCCGGGATATCAGCTTCCGTTGCCGCAAGGCTGATGGCGGCAGGCGTCCGTTATGTTGATGCAGCTGGACTTGGAGGAACGAACTGGACCCGCATTGAAACCCAACGCAGAAATGGCGATGAAGACATCTTTACCCCCTTCCTTGACTGGGGAATTCCCACCCTTGATGCCATCGTTCAGATACGCTCGCACCTGCCTGATCTCGGGCTCATTGCCTCGGGCGGAATACGGCATGGACTGGATGCGGCAAGAGCACTCTGGCTAGGGGCGGATATGGTTGCTGCCGCCGGCCATTTCCTCACCCTCGCCGAGGATGAGAAAACTCGCCTGACGCCTGAAAAACTTGGGCAGGGACTGGAAAACTGGCAACTGCAGATGCGCATCTGTCTGTTTCTGACGGGCAGCCGGAATATCGCCGAATTTCGGCGTGCCAGAGGGGTGATAAAAAATTCCTGA
- a CDS encoding cryptochrome/photolyase family protein: MGNLRLVLGDQLSTSLASLADLKMGDTVLMAEVAEEAGYVNHHQKKIAFIFSAMRHFAEELRQDGVNVVYVKFDDPENTGSLRGEVERAVHRINPSRLILTEPGEFRLREEFGTWEDVFGLSVELRPDTRFLTTIQAFSSWAEGRKSLRMEFFYRQARRQHQILMNGEDPEGGQWNFDQENRQPPREGVKPPATFRVEPDAITRDVLDLVRQKFSHHFGHLDGFGYAVCRKDALKAVDLFIEERLPHFGTWQDAMVDGEPWMYHAHIGLYLNAGLLLPLEVIRRAEQAWHEGKAPLNAVEGFIRQILGWREYVRGIYWLNMPQYASANALGAHRPLPDFYWTADTDMRCLQQCVTETRDNAYAHHIQRLMVLGNFALLAGIDPAEVNAWYLAVYADAYEWVELPNVSGMTLYADDGYLASKPYAASGAYINRMSTYCRRCRYKVAAKSGPDACPFNYLYWDFLIRNRGRLKNNPRMGMPYRTLDRMDAGKIEIIRHDSRRFLDGLD; the protein is encoded by the coding sequence ATGGGCAATTTGCGTCTTGTGCTGGGCGACCAGTTGAGCACTTCCCTTGCATCGCTTGCAGACCTCAAGATGGGTGACACGGTGCTGATGGCCGAAGTCGCGGAAGAGGCCGGATATGTCAACCATCACCAGAAGAAGATAGCGTTCATTTTTTCGGCCATGCGGCATTTTGCCGAAGAGCTTCGGCAGGATGGCGTGAATGTCGTCTATGTAAAGTTTGATGATCCGGAAAATACCGGCAGCCTGCGCGGTGAGGTTGAACGAGCTGTTCATCGCATCAACCCTTCGCGGCTTATCCTGACCGAACCAGGCGAGTTCCGGCTTCGTGAGGAATTCGGCACCTGGGAAGATGTCTTTGGCCTTTCGGTCGAGCTCCGCCCTGATACGCGATTTCTTACCACCATTCAGGCGTTTTCATCCTGGGCAGAGGGCCGAAAATCCCTGCGGATGGAGTTCTTCTACCGTCAGGCCCGCCGCCAGCATCAGATACTGATGAATGGCGAGGACCCCGAAGGCGGCCAATGGAATTTCGATCAGGAAAACCGGCAACCGCCCCGGGAAGGGGTGAAGCCTCCGGCCACGTTCAGGGTCGAACCTGATGCCATAACACGGGACGTGCTTGATCTGGTCCGCCAGAAGTTCAGCCACCATTTCGGGCATCTCGACGGGTTTGGATATGCGGTTTGCCGGAAGGATGCGCTCAAGGCGGTTGATCTATTCATTGAGGAACGTCTGCCGCATTTCGGCACCTGGCAGGATGCGATGGTAGATGGCGAGCCCTGGATGTATCACGCGCATATCGGGCTTTACCTGAATGCCGGTCTTCTGCTCCCCCTTGAAGTGATCCGGCGTGCGGAACAGGCCTGGCATGAAGGAAAAGCCCCGCTTAACGCGGTTGAAGGATTTATACGCCAGATCCTTGGCTGGCGCGAATATGTGCGCGGAATCTACTGGCTCAACATGCCGCAATACGCGAGCGCCAATGCCCTTGGCGCCCATCGCCCCCTGCCTGATTTCTACTGGACGGCTGATACCGACATGCGGTGCCTTCAGCAATGCGTTACCGAAACCCGGGACAACGCCTATGCGCATCATATCCAGCGGCTCATGGTGCTGGGAAATTTTGCCTTGCTGGCGGGGATAGACCCTGCCGAAGTCAATGCCTGGTATCTGGCTGTCTATGCCGATGCCTATGAATGGGTTGAACTGCCCAATGTCAGCGGCATGACCCTCTATGCTGATGACGGGTATCTAGCCAGCAAACCCTATGCCGCAAGCGGCGCCTATATCAACAGAATGTCCACCTATTGCCGACGCTGCCGATACAAGGTTGCCGCCAAGAGCGGCCCGGATGCCTGCCCGTTCAACTACCTTTACTGGGATTTTCTGATCCGCAACCGCGGCAGGCTGAAGAACAACCCCCGGATGGGAATGCCGTACCGGACGCTGGACCGGATGGATGCAGGCAAAATCGAAATCATCCGACATGACAGTCGGCGATTTCTCGATGGACTGGACTGA
- a CDS encoding MBL fold metallo-hydrolase, giving the protein MIFRQLFDTTSSTYTYLIASRAGGEALLIDPVFEKTERYLKLLEELDLRLVKVVDTHVHADHVTAMGVLRDTTNCITVMGEQSSVDVVSMRVADGEKVRIEGIELTAMYTPGHTDDSYSFSMDDRVFTGDTLLIRGTGRTDFQNGDAAHQYDSIFNRLLKLPDNMLVYPAHDYKGDMVSTIAEERANNPRLQVSSREEYIELMNNLNLPNPKMMDVAVPENQKMGITLDRQREVPTLDAKRLKEGAEGYLIVDLREKGEREKSGIIPGSVHAPFSYVDQHLPMLQQSGKPIVFYCAVGERSTLAIGIAKAKGITDCAHIAGGYQSWLDSGGATETV; this is encoded by the coding sequence ATGATTTTCCGACAGCTTTTTGATACGACGTCTTCCACCTACACCTACCTGATTGCCAGCCGGGCTGGTGGCGAGGCGCTGCTGATCGATCCTGTTTTCGAAAAAACGGAGCGTTATCTCAAACTTCTCGAAGAGCTTGATCTGCGGCTCGTCAAAGTCGTTGATACGCATGTCCATGCTGATCACGTCACCGCCATGGGGGTCTTGCGTGACACCACCAACTGCATCACCGTGATGGGCGAGCAATCTTCGGTTGATGTTGTTTCCATGCGGGTCGCGGATGGAGAAAAGGTCCGGATCGAGGGCATTGAACTCACCGCCATGTATACCCCGGGCCATACCGATGACAGCTATTCCTTTTCGATGGATGACCGGGTGTTCACCGGCGACACACTTCTGATCCGCGGCACCGGCCGCACCGATTTTCAGAATGGTGATGCGGCGCATCAATATGACTCGATCTTCAACAGGCTTCTGAAACTGCCGGACAACATGCTGGTCTATCCCGCGCATGACTACAAGGGCGATATGGTTTCAACCATTGCCGAAGAACGCGCCAACAACCCGAGGCTGCAGGTTTCAAGCCGCGAGGAATATATCGAGTTGATGAACAATCTCAATCTTCCCAACCCGAAGATGATGGATGTGGCGGTGCCGGAAAACCAGAAAATGGGCATCACCCTTGACCGGCAACGTGAAGTCCCCACGCTCGATGCCAAAAGGCTGAAAGAGGGTGCCGAGGGATATCTGATCGTGGACCTGCGCGAAAAAGGCGAGCGGGAGAAATCCGGCATCATCCCCGGCTCGGTGCATGCGCCATTCAGCTATGTCGATCAGCATCTGCCGATGCTGCAGCAATCCGGCAAGCCTATCGTATTCTACTGCGCTGTTGGCGAAAGATCGACGCTGGCGATCGGCATTGCCAAGGCAAAAGGGATCACTGACTGCGCCCATATCGCAGGGGGATATCAATCCTGGCTGGATTCGGGCGGCGCTACCGAGACTGTCTGA
- the recJ gene encoding single-stranded-DNA-specific exonuclease RecJ → MTAERSASGALWETVPADPRIAMGIAEETGMPLALALVLAGRGITREDALAWLDPKIRDLMPDPSVFTGMDAMVDRLAKAVKAREKIGIFGDYDVDGASSAAILALVFRSLGLEVGIHIPDRFAEGYGPNLPALLELKKQGCQLIITVDCGITAHGPIAAAQQAGLDVLIIDHHIAGPELPAALAVVNPNRLEDSGAFGYLCAAGVAFMVMAGLVRRLRQDGVFTHDRPEPALMECLDLVALATIADVVPLKGLNRAFVRAGLKVMARRDRPGLAALADTARLDAPPDVYALGFILGPRINAGGRIGDSSLGVSLLTSSDEAEALVMAEELDALNSRRREIEEEVTTTAAAMLERDEGRIFLLAHAEGWNQGVVGISAGRIRERFGRPAAVMSVVTGADGRRIGKASARSMAPFRLGAAIMAASQKGLLIAGGGHDMAAGFTLDMEHLPAFQEFMEARARADFGAEGPVISHLVDAPIGAGHCSLELLDWLDQAGPFGSGFPEPRFCLDHVRVEGFRTMGRGKTHLAMRLMDATGQVDAVAFRVAGTPLAAALQSATDGRPMQVLGRVSRNRYQGQVKVQFLIEDARELQSAAAGR, encoded by the coding sequence ATGACGGCTGAGCGGTCCGCATCAGGAGCCTTGTGGGAAACCGTTCCGGCAGACCCGAGAATAGCGATGGGCATTGCCGAGGAGACCGGCATGCCTCTTGCGCTGGCGCTGGTGCTGGCCGGGCGCGGGATCACCCGTGAGGATGCCCTTGCCTGGCTTGATCCGAAAATAAGAGATCTGATGCCTGATCCTTCGGTGTTCACGGGCATGGACGCGATGGTTGACCGGCTCGCGAAAGCAGTCAAGGCAAGGGAGAAGATCGGCATTTTCGGGGATTATGACGTTGACGGGGCCTCGTCGGCGGCGATACTTGCCCTTGTCTTTCGGTCCCTCGGCCTTGAGGTCGGCATTCATATCCCGGACAGGTTTGCCGAAGGGTATGGCCCCAATCTGCCCGCCCTTCTTGAGCTCAAAAAACAAGGCTGTCAGCTCATCATCACCGTCGATTGCGGCATCACCGCCCATGGGCCGATTGCAGCAGCGCAGCAGGCCGGTCTTGATGTGCTGATAATAGATCATCATATTGCCGGCCCGGAACTGCCCGCCGCGCTCGCCGTGGTCAATCCGAACCGGCTCGAAGACAGCGGCGCCTTTGGGTATCTATGCGCCGCCGGCGTGGCCTTCATGGTGATGGCGGGGCTGGTGCGGCGGCTTCGCCAGGATGGCGTCTTCACCCATGATCGCCCGGAACCCGCCCTCATGGAGTGCCTTGATCTGGTGGCGCTGGCAACCATCGCCGATGTCGTGCCGCTCAAGGGACTTAATCGGGCATTTGTCCGCGCCGGCCTCAAGGTAATGGCACGGCGGGACCGGCCCGGACTTGCGGCGCTGGCCGATACGGCCCGGTTGGATGCGCCGCCGGATGTGTATGCGCTTGGGTTCATCCTGGGCCCGCGAATCAATGCCGGTGGCCGGATCGGGGATTCAAGCCTCGGGGTCAGCCTGCTCACCTCGTCGGATGAAGCCGAGGCGCTGGTCATGGCAGAGGAACTCGATGCGCTGAATTCACGCCGCCGGGAGATCGAAGAGGAGGTCACCACCACCGCCGCCGCCATGCTGGAGCGGGACGAGGGACGTATCTTTCTTCTCGCCCATGCAGAGGGGTGGAATCAGGGCGTGGTCGGCATTTCCGCAGGCCGGATACGGGAAAGGTTTGGTCGGCCCGCCGCGGTGATGAGCGTTGTGACCGGCGCGGATGGCCGCCGTATCGGCAAGGCGTCGGCGCGGTCCATGGCGCCGTTTCGGCTTGGCGCTGCGATCATGGCCGCAAGCCAGAAAGGCTTGCTGATCGCCGGTGGCGGGCATGATATGGCGGCGGGATTTACGCTTGATATGGAACATCTCCCGGCATTTCAGGAATTCATGGAAGCGCGGGCAAGAGCTGATTTTGGCGCCGAAGGCCCGGTTATCTCGCATCTGGTCGATGCCCCGATCGGGGCCGGGCATTGCTCGCTTGAACTGCTTGACTGGCTTGATCAGGCCGGGCCCTTCGGCAGCGGATTTCCCGAACCACGCTTCTGTCTTGATCATGTCCGGGTTGAAGGCTTCCGCACCATGGGCCGGGGCAAGACACATCTTGCCATGCGCCTTATGGATGCAACCGGTCAGGTTGACGCCGTCGCTTTCCGCGTGGCGGGAACACCTCTTGCGGCGGCGCTGCAATCGGCAACCGATGGCCGGCCGATGCAGGTGCTGGGCCGGGTTTCACGCAATCGATATCAGGGCCAGGTGAAGGTGCAGTTTCTCATCGAGGATGCAAGGGAGCTTCAATCTGCTGCCGCCGGAAGGTGA
- a CDS encoding homoserine dehydrogenase: MKIAIAGLGTVGAETARQLLTYSDHLSKGAGQPLELVAVSARDASRDRGFSMAGIAFEPDPVALAARDDVDCVVELIGGEDGPALALVEASITNGKAVVTANKALLSRHGHRLAMMAETRGVSVGAEASVAGGIPCLKMIREGLSGNRISRVSGILNGTCNYILSTMADTGREFEDVLAEAQALGYAEADPGFDIDGIDAAHKLSLLAALAFGSVPAFEAIAVAGIRSVNALDIACADNLGYVIRLLGIAEKVDGSIFLSVQPTLVPKSSQLAKVTGPLNAVSIDARPIGNVTAVGPGAGAGATASAVLADIIDTARGRVSPFFGIDAASLAPCPAPNNSGRQNRFYIRLAVYDRPGVLADVTAVLRDHDMSVESLLQQGRSDEGENGSVPVVITTHETDLKAMEAALAGMKTLDCVLEDPAVMVIADTSDDG; the protein is encoded by the coding sequence ATGAAGATTGCCATTGCCGGTCTCGGAACGGTTGGGGCGGAAACGGCCCGCCAGTTGCTCACTTATTCGGATCATCTTTCAAAAGGCGCCGGCCAGCCGCTTGAACTTGTGGCGGTGTCGGCCCGGGATGCGTCGCGGGATCGCGGGTTTTCCATGGCAGGTATTGCGTTTGAGCCTGATCCGGTGGCGCTCGCCGCCCGGGATGATGTGGATTGCGTGGTTGAGCTGATCGGCGGTGAAGATGGCCCGGCGCTTGCGCTTGTTGAGGCGTCGATCACCAATGGCAAGGCCGTTGTCACTGCCAATAAGGCGCTGTTGTCACGGCATGGGCATCGCCTTGCCATGATGGCGGAAACCCGCGGGGTGTCTGTTGGCGCGGAAGCTTCGGTTGCCGGCGGGATTCCCTGCCTCAAGATGATACGCGAAGGGCTTTCGGGGAACCGGATCAGCCGTGTCTCCGGCATCCTCAACGGAACCTGCAACTATATCCTCTCCACCATGGCGGATACGGGCCGCGAATTTGAAGATGTGCTGGCCGAAGCCCAGGCCCTCGGCTATGCCGAAGCTGACCCGGGCTTTGATATCGACGGGATTGATGCGGCGCATAAACTCTCGCTTCTTGCGGCGCTGGCCTTCGGCTCGGTGCCTGCTTTTGAGGCTATTGCGGTGGCCGGGATAAGGTCGGTCAACGCGCTGGACATCGCTTGCGCGGATAATCTGGGATACGTGATACGTCTGCTTGGCATCGCCGAGAAGGTGGATGGCAGCATTTTCTTGAGCGTCCAGCCGACGCTGGTGCCGAAATCTTCCCAGCTTGCCAAGGTGACCGGCCCGCTCAACGCCGTCTCGATTGACGCAAGGCCGATCGGCAACGTCACCGCGGTCGGCCCGGGCGCAGGCGCAGGCGCCACCGCTTCGGCGGTTCTTGCGGATATTATCGATACCGCCCGTGGCCGGGTATCGCCCTTCTTCGGGATAGATGCGGCATCGCTCGCGCCCTGCCCGGCACCGAATAACAGCGGCAGGCAGAACAGGTTTTATATCCGTCTTGCGGTCTATGATCGCCCCGGCGTGCTGGCGGATGTCACCGCCGTCTTGCGTGATCATGACATGTCGGTGGAATCGCTCCTGCAGCAGGGGCGTTCCGATGAAGGGGAGAACGGGTCCGTGCCGGTGGTGATCACCACCCATGAGACTGATCTCAAGGCGATGGAAGCTGCGCTTGCGGGCATGAAGACGCTGGATTGCGTGCTCGAAGATCCTGCGGTGATGGTGATCGCCGATACCAGTGATGACGGCTGA
- a CDS encoding GFA family protein has protein sequence MTSDKNTRLAGSCHCGQVVFTVPGDTDFSAGRRCDCSLCRRRWAVMASVPKDELKVVSGEKNLGCYTWNTGVARHYFCRICGIYTHHLRRSDPNEYGINITCFDHVDMKAHDGAAINDGVNHPSDAGKEKSGADPG, from the coding sequence ATGACATCTGATAAAAACACCCGTCTTGCCGGGTCATGCCATTGCGGGCAGGTGGTGTTCACGGTGCCGGGGGATACCGATTTTTCCGCCGGACGGCGATGCGACTGCTCGCTCTGCCGCCGCCGCTGGGCGGTCATGGCATCGGTGCCGAAGGATGAGCTCAAGGTGGTGTCGGGGGAGAAAAACCTTGGCTGCTATACCTGGAATACGGGTGTTGCCCGTCATTATTTCTGCCGGATCTGCGGGATATATACCCATCACCTCCGCCGCAGCGACCCGAACGAATACGGGATCAACATCACCTGCTTTGATCATGTCGACATGAAAGCCCATGACGGCGCGGCAATCAATGACGGCGTCAATCATCCATCGGATGCAGGTAAGGAAAAATCCGGTGCTGATCCGGGCTGA
- a CDS encoding aspartate/glutamate racemase family protein, with translation MKTIGIIGGMSWQSTVIYYQQINEAVQHRLGGHHSAQIILYSVDFARIVAHQHQGDWDGATEILVRAATSLRDGGAELLIIATNTMHLMADAVIAASGLPLVHIADATAAAMISSGVRRPLLLATAFTMEEEFYKGRLKTRHGLDPVIPSPEDRADVHRIIYDELCQGKIMPPSRAAMQAIISRHAAECDSVILGCTEITMLIRQQDTDLPVFDTTRLHAEAAVAHALDDESEGTAT, from the coding sequence GTGAAAACCATCGGCATCATCGGCGGCATGAGCTGGCAGAGCACCGTCATCTACTATCAGCAGATCAACGAAGCTGTCCAGCACCGGCTTGGCGGCCATCATTCGGCGCAGATCATCCTTTATTCGGTGGATTTCGCCCGGATTGTGGCGCACCAGCATCAGGGCGACTGGGATGGCGCCACCGAAATTCTTGTCCGGGCGGCGACAAGCCTCCGCGATGGCGGGGCGGAACTGCTCATCATCGCCACCAACACCATGCATCTGATGGCCGATGCGGTCATCGCCGCGAGCGGCCTGCCGCTTGTTCATATTGCCGATGCCACCGCCGCGGCCATGATATCGAGCGGGGTGAGGCGGCCGCTCCTCCTGGCCACGGCCTTCACGATGGAAGAGGAATTCTACAAGGGCAGGCTGAAGACGCGCCATGGTCTTGATCCGGTCATCCCGTCACCTGAAGACCGGGCCGACGTGCATCGCATCATCTATGATGAACTCTGCCAGGGGAAGATCATGCCTCCCTCAAGGGCCGCCATGCAGGCGATCATTTCAAGGCACGCTGCGGAATGCGACAGCGTTATCCTCGGCTGCACCGAAATCACGATGCTGATCCGCCAGCAGGATACCGATCTGCCGGTTTTTGATACAACACGGCTTCATGCCGAAGCCGCCGTCGCCCACGCGCTTGATGATGAATCAGAAGGAACAGCCACATGA
- a CDS encoding sterol desaturase family protein: protein MSKSQKTAKAEWNYHPDLPIDNNPLFSWPIRWKDAAIYYRDGWLTLSESTIFILLACVAYLWFSPSPDTAAVPDWRWIGGIWLRNLMVTALVAGVLHYYFYHRRAQAAELRYVAPFLSRGERFLFGNQLHDNMFYTLVSGVAIWTAYEAILFWAMGSGHIRIVRFSEAPVWTIAALPLISIWISLHFYFVHRLLHLKPLSEKFHALHHRNVNVGPFSGISMHPVEHLFYFSSTLIHFIVPTHPMHVIFHFYMLALSAIFGHTGFDALLVRNTRRLAIGHFHHQLHHRYFECNYGSVDMPWDKWFGSFNDGTAEARRRAKKRLRELV from the coding sequence ATGTCCAAGAGCCAAAAGACGGCAAAAGCCGAGTGGAACTATCACCCTGATCTGCCGATCGACAACAACCCCCTTTTTTCCTGGCCCATCCGCTGGAAGGATGCGGCCATCTATTATCGCGATGGCTGGCTGACGCTCTCGGAATCCACGATCTTCATTCTCCTGGCTTGCGTGGCCTATCTCTGGTTCAGCCCGTCTCCTGACACCGCCGCCGTGCCGGACTGGCGGTGGATCGGCGGCATCTGGCTTCGCAATCTCATGGTCACGGCCCTCGTTGCCGGCGTGCTGCATTATTATTTCTACCATCGCCGGGCGCAGGCAGCCGAGCTCAGATACGTGGCGCCGTTTCTTTCCCGGGGGGAGAGGTTTCTCTTCGGCAATCAGCTCCATGACAACATGTTCTACACGCTGGTGAGCGGTGTTGCGATCTGGACCGCTTATGAAGCGATCCTGTTCTGGGCCATGGGGTCAGGACATATCCGCATCGTCCGTTTCAGCGAAGCCCCGGTCTGGACGATTGCCGCCCTGCCCCTGATCTCAATCTGGATTTCGCTGCATTTCTATTTCGTGCATCGCCTGCTTCATCTCAAGCCTCTTTCTGAGAAGTTTCACGCCCTGCATCATCGCAATGTCAATGTGGGGCCGTTTTCGGGTATCTCGATGCATCCGGTCGAGCATCTTTTCTATTTTTCCTCAACCCTGATCCATTTCATCGTCCCGACGCATCCCATGCACGTGATCTTCCATTTCTACATGCTCGCGCTGTCGGCGATTTTCGGCCATACCGGTTTTGACGCCCTCCTGGTGCGCAACACGCGGCGGCTGGCCATCGGGCATTTCCATCACCAGCTGCATCACCGGTATTTCGAATGCAATTACGGCTCGGTGGACATGCCGTGGGACAAATGGTTCGGCTCCTTCAACGACGGCACCGCCGAAGCGCGGAGACGGGCAAAAAAACGACTGAGGGAGCTTGTCTAG
- a CDS encoding GNAT family N-acetyltransferase produces MDHPPPHITIRPAQAQDQPDLERIAAAAYRQYIPVMGRKPAPMLADYGHHLARDTVFVAEAGGDVLGYAILISKKTGWWLENIAVAPDHAGQGIGRLLLDHLEDCLAGRAGYYQLYTNRLMARNIGWYRRMGFEETHRRTEDGYERVFFRKSLART; encoded by the coding sequence ATGGATCATCCGCCGCCTCATATCACCATCAGGCCTGCTCAGGCGCAGGATCAGCCAGATCTTGAACGCATCGCGGCGGCGGCCTATCGGCAGTATATTCCCGTGATGGGAAGGAAACCCGCGCCGATGCTGGCGGATTACGGCCATCACCTTGCCCGTGATACGGTCTTTGTCGCCGAAGCGGGTGGGGACGTGCTCGGCTATGCCATCCTGATATCGAAGAAAACCGGCTGGTGGCTGGAGAATATCGCCGTTGCTCCCGATCATGCCGGCCAGGGGATCGGCCGGTTGCTCCTCGACCATCTGGAGGATTGTCTTGCCGGGCGTGCCGGGTATTATCAGCTTTACACCAATCGCCTCATGGCGCGGAATATCGGCTGGTATCGGCGCATGGGGTTTGAGGAAACACACCGCCGCACCGAAGACGGGTATGAGCGGGTATTTTTCAGAAAATCCCTTGCCCGAACCTAG
- the rpsI gene encoding 30S ribosomal protein S9 produces the protein MAALGALKDGAVETDTAAPVEPRIDSLGRSYATGRRKDASARVWVKRGTGKMSVNGRDVAEYFARPVLQMLLAQPFETAGRTGEFDVIATVKGGGLSGQAGAVRHGISHALIRFEPGLRPVLKAGGFLTRDSRVVERKKYGRRKARRSFQFSKR, from the coding sequence TTGGCCGCGCTGGGCGCGCTGAAGGACGGGGCGGTTGAAACTGACACCGCCGCACCGGTTGAACCCAGGATTGACAGCCTCGGCCGTTCCTATGCAACCGGCCGCCGGAAAGACGCCTCCGCCCGGGTATGGGTCAAGCGCGGCACCGGCAAGATGTCGGTCAACGGCCGTGACGTGGCGGAATATTTCGCCCGTCCGGTGCTGCAGATGCTGCTGGCCCAGCCGTTTGAAACCGCTGGCCGCACCGGTGAGTTTGACGTCATTGCCACGGTAAAGGGTGGCGGGCTTTCAGGCCAGGCAGGTGCCGTGCGCCATGGCATTTCCCATGCCCTCATCCGGTTTGAGCCTGGTCTGCGGCCGGTGCTCAAGGCAGGCGGGTTCCTGACGCGTGACAGCCGCGTGGTCGAGCGGAAGAAATACGGCCGCCGCAAGGCCCGCCGGAGCTTCCAGTTCTCAAAGCGTTAA